From the Candidatus Poribacteria bacterium genome, one window contains:
- a CDS encoding NAD(P)-dependent oxidoreductase, with translation MNILITSAGSELARSVAGAFAAEHTLRLTELYSVDTVEGTFVQSELGHDESTNELVRGIDTIIHIAETPPNLLAEADQPDNYAIDYQTRCTYNLLMAAAEEGVKHAIYASTLRLFEQHGEDWTVTESWRPRPTVDSFVLSKHLGEFTCREFGREGKLNVTCLRLGNLVTADAAATAEPDSMWLEMKDAVTAFQGALESSSPWRIFHIQSEFPDSRFSIGKAKGHLKFDPQFVP, from the coding sequence GCGGGAGCATTCGCGGCGGAACACACACTCCGCTTGACAGAGTTGTATTCTGTTGACACTGTTGAAGGGACGTTCGTGCAAAGCGAACTTGGGCACGACGAGTCAACCAACGAACTGGTGCGCGGTATAGATACCATTATCCACATCGCCGAAACACCGCCTAACCTTCTTGCTGAAGCCGACCAACCCGACAATTACGCTATTGATTATCAGACGCGCTGCACTTATAACCTCCTGATGGCAGCAGCGGAAGAAGGCGTGAAACATGCCATTTATGCAAGCACGCTCCGCCTCTTTGAGCAACACGGTGAAGACTGGACGGTTACAGAGAGTTGGCGACCTCGTCCTACTGTGGATAGTTTTGTGCTTTCAAAGCATCTTGGTGAGTTCACATGTAGAGAATTCGGGCGTGAAGGCAAACTCAACGTGACGTGCCTCCGTCTGGGTAACCTCGTTACTGCTGATGCCGCGGCAACCGCCGAACCAGATTCAATGTGGCTTGAGATGAAGGACGCAGTCACCGCGTTTCAGGGAGCCCTTGAATCGTCCTCGCCGTGGCGGATCTTTCACATCCAGTCAGAGTTCCCCGATTCTCGTTTTTCGATCGGGAAAGCCAAGGGGCATCTAAAGTTCGATCCGCAATTCGTACCGTAG